The following proteins are co-located in the Neofelis nebulosa isolate mNeoNeb1 chromosome 18, mNeoNeb1.pri, whole genome shotgun sequence genome:
- the MRPS17 gene encoding small ribosomal subunit protein uS17m isoform X1, translating into MLNFEICFLGDQSHIMSVVRSSVHAKWIVGKVIGTAMQKTAKVRVTRLVLDPYLLKYFNKRKTYFAHDALQQCTVGDIVLLKALPVPRTKHVKHELAEIVFKVGQVIDPVTGKPCAGTTYLESPVSLETTHLTKNLEELNSSLAQ; encoded by the exons atgttaaattttgaaatttgttttttaggtgaTCAAAGCCACATAATGTCAGTAGTTCGTTCATCCGTCCATGCCAAATGGATCGTGGGGAAGGTGATTGGGACAGCAATGCAAAAAACAGCTAAAGTGAGGGTGACCAGGCTTGTTTTGGATCCCTACTTATTAAAG TATTTTAATAAACGAAAAACCTACTTTGCTCATGATGCTCTTCAGCAGTGCACAGTTGGGGATATCGTGCTTCTCAAAGCTCTACCTGTCCCACGAACAAAGCATGTGAAACATGAACTGGCCGAGATCGTTTTCAAAGTTGGACAAGTCATAGATCCAGTGACCGGAAAACCCTGTGCAGGAACTACCTACCTGGAAAGCCCAGTCAGCTTGGAAACTACCCACTTAACCAAAAATCTGGAAGAACTGAATAGCTCTTTAGCACAGTGA
- the MRPS17 gene encoding small ribosomal subunit protein uS17m isoform X2, producing the protein MSVVRSSVHAKWIVGKVIGTAMQKTAKVRVTRLVLDPYLLKYFNKRKTYFAHDALQQCTVGDIVLLKALPVPRTKHVKHELAEIVFKVGQVIDPVTGKPCAGTTYLESPVSLETTHLTKNLEELNSSLAQ; encoded by the exons ATGTCAGTAGTTCGTTCATCCGTCCATGCCAAATGGATCGTGGGGAAGGTGATTGGGACAGCAATGCAAAAAACAGCTAAAGTGAGGGTGACCAGGCTTGTTTTGGATCCCTACTTATTAAAG TATTTTAATAAACGAAAAACCTACTTTGCTCATGATGCTCTTCAGCAGTGCACAGTTGGGGATATCGTGCTTCTCAAAGCTCTACCTGTCCCACGAACAAAGCATGTGAAACATGAACTGGCCGAGATCGTTTTCAAAGTTGGACAAGTCATAGATCCAGTGACCGGAAAACCCTGTGCAGGAACTACCTACCTGGAAAGCCCAGTCAGCTTGGAAACTACCCACTTAACCAAAAATCTGGAAGAACTGAATAGCTCTTTAGCACAGTGA